The following proteins come from a genomic window of Oricola thermophila:
- a CDS encoding urate hydroxylase PuuD, protein MLDFAIAWDWLTFAARWLHVVTAIAWIGSSFYFIALDLGLTQRPGLPDGVHGEEWQVHGGGFYHIQKYMVAPPRMPEHLTWFKWESYMTWLSGALLMALLYYAGAELYLIDRNVLDVPAWGAIAISLASLTVGWIVYDLLCKSPLGKSDTGLMLLLYVLLVFMAWGYTHLFTGRATFVHLGAFTATIMSANVFFIIIPNQKKVVAALKAGETPDPALGKQAKQRSLHNNYLTLPVIFLMLSNHYPLAFATPYNWVIASLVFIMGVLIRHYFNTRHARKGEPTWTWLLTAVIFVIIIWLSTVPIRHVEEDAELATPAAERMMASAHFEEARDIVLSRCSMCHAAEPVWDGIHWAPKNVLLDTDIRIAAHAREIFLQAGVSHAMPPGNVTEIPPEERAVLAQWYRTRGDT, encoded by the coding sequence TTGCTCGATTTTGCCATTGCCTGGGACTGGCTGACCTTCGCCGCGCGCTGGCTGCATGTCGTGACAGCGATCGCGTGGATCGGCTCGTCCTTCTACTTCATCGCGCTCGACCTTGGTCTCACGCAGAGGCCCGGGCTGCCCGACGGTGTTCACGGCGAGGAATGGCAGGTCCATGGCGGCGGTTTCTACCACATCCAGAAATACATGGTCGCGCCGCCGCGGATGCCCGAGCACCTGACCTGGTTCAAGTGGGAATCCTACATGACCTGGCTGTCGGGCGCGTTGCTGATGGCGCTGCTCTACTACGCCGGGGCGGAACTCTACCTTATCGACCGGAACGTGCTCGACGTGCCCGCCTGGGGCGCTATCGCGATCTCCTTGGCCTCCTTGACCGTCGGCTGGATCGTGTACGACCTGCTGTGCAAGTCGCCGCTCGGCAAGAGCGACACCGGACTGATGCTATTGCTCTATGTCCTGCTGGTGTTCATGGCCTGGGGCTACACGCATCTGTTCACCGGCCGCGCGACCTTCGTGCATCTCGGCGCCTTCACGGCGACGATCATGAGCGCCAACGTGTTCTTCATCATCATCCCCAACCAGAAGAAGGTGGTCGCGGCGCTGAAGGCAGGCGAGACGCCGGACCCGGCGCTCGGCAAGCAGGCCAAGCAGCGTTCGCTGCACAACAACTACCTGACACTGCCTGTCATTTTCCTGATGTTGTCGAACCACTATCCGCTGGCCTTCGCGACACCGTACAACTGGGTGATCGCCTCGCTGGTGTTCATCATGGGCGTGCTGATCCGGCACTATTTCAACACCCGGCATGCGCGGAAGGGAGAGCCGACATGGACGTGGCTGCTTACCGCCGTGATCTTCGTCATCATCATCTGGCTGTCGACCGTGCCGATCCGCCATGTCGAGGAGGACGCTGAACTGGCGACCCCCGCGGCTGAGCGGATGATGGCATCGGCACATTTCGAGGAGGCGCGCGACATCGTGCTGTCGCGCTGCTCCATGTGCCATGCCGCCGAGCCGGTGTGGGACGGCATTCACTGGGCGCCGAAGAACGTGCTGCTCGATACCGACATTCGCATCGCCGCGCATGCGCGGGAAATCTTCCTGCAGGCGGGTGTCAGCCACGCGATGCCGCCGGGCAATGTTACGGAAATTCCTCCAGAAGAGCGCGCCGTGCTGGCGCAATGGTACCGGACGCGCGGGGACACGTGA
- the guaD gene encoding guanine deaminase, translated as MSKQGLFRGRLLWFEREPDGATDEDAYHYIEDGGIAVADGRIAWSGPWSALPDEYGGVDYIDHRPYLFMPGFVDCHIHFPQGQVVASYAGSLLEWLNTYTFVEEQKYADPDHAGRMADRFLDMLLAHGTTTAVAYGSVHKGSVDALLCAALRRNMRMVAGKVMMDRNAPEALTDTPKTGYDDTKALIAAWHGKGRVEVAVTPRFALTSTEAQMEMAGALAREHPECLVQTHLSENHVEIETVAKLFPWSKDYTDVYDHYGLLGPKTLFGHCIHQNAREMARMAESRSVAVFCPTSNLFLGSGLFSLDKMRTTEPPVRHAIATDIGGGTSWSMLRTLDEGYKVLNLQGQRYHPLRSFYQATLGNAEAIGMNDKIGKLEAGYEADFIVLDSASNPAMALRSETIATLPEELFLLQTLGDDRAVVATIVSGITAHSRGKL; from the coding sequence GTGAGCAAGCAAGGACTGTTCAGGGGGCGGCTACTCTGGTTCGAGCGCGAACCGGATGGCGCCACGGACGAAGACGCGTATCACTATATCGAGGATGGCGGGATCGCCGTGGCGGACGGGCGGATCGCCTGGTCCGGGCCGTGGTCCGCCCTGCCTGACGAGTATGGCGGCGTGGATTACATCGATCACCGGCCGTACCTTTTCATGCCGGGCTTCGTCGATTGTCACATCCATTTCCCGCAGGGGCAGGTGGTCGCGTCCTATGCGGGCAGCCTGCTGGAATGGCTGAACACATATACCTTCGTGGAAGAGCAGAAATATGCCGACCCGGACCATGCCGGGCGAATGGCCGACCGATTTCTCGACATGCTGCTGGCGCACGGCACGACCACGGCGGTGGCCTATGGCTCAGTCCACAAGGGGTCGGTCGATGCGCTGCTCTGCGCTGCTCTGAGGCGCAACATGCGCATGGTCGCCGGCAAGGTGATGATGGATCGCAACGCCCCTGAAGCCCTGACAGACACTCCGAAAACCGGCTATGACGACACCAAGGCGCTTATCGCCGCATGGCATGGCAAGGGGCGCGTCGAAGTGGCGGTGACGCCCCGCTTCGCACTGACGTCGACCGAGGCGCAGATGGAAATGGCAGGTGCGTTGGCCCGCGAGCACCCGGAATGCCTCGTGCAGACGCACCTGTCGGAGAACCATGTCGAAATCGAAACGGTGGCGAAGCTGTTTCCCTGGTCCAAGGACTATACCGACGTCTACGATCACTATGGCCTGTTGGGGCCGAAGACGCTGTTCGGTCACTGCATTCACCAGAACGCGCGGGAAATGGCGAGGATGGCGGAAAGCCGCTCCGTGGCGGTGTTCTGCCCGACCTCGAACCTGTTCCTCGGTTCAGGCCTGTTCAGCCTCGACAAGATGCGCACGACAGAGCCGCCCGTGCGTCATGCCATCGCCACCGATATCGGCGGCGGCACCTCGTGGTCGATGCTTCGCACTCTGGACGAGGGCTACAAGGTGCTGAACCTGCAGGGCCAGCGCTATCATCCCTTGCGCTCCTTCTACCAGGCGACGCTCGGCAATGCCGAGGCCATCGGGATGAATGACAAGATCGGCAAGCTGGAAGCCGGTTACGAGGCGGATTTCATCGTGCTCGACAGCGCGTCAAACCCGGCGATGGCGCTCCGGTCCGAGACGATCGCGACGCTACCGGAAGAGTTGTTCCTCCTGCAGACGCTTGGCGATGATCGCGCGGTGGTCGCAACCATTGTGTCGGGTATCACAGCGCACTCTCGCGGCAAGCTCTAG
- a CDS encoding sarcosine oxidase subunit gamma, with protein sequence MADLPPFIADPVRPEFAKSPLSGAYEHGEFGAIGGTGPGVVLLERFGIAIAEVASWRGSEAKIRNAIRQACGLSLKTAPGSGTIKGEKSAFNIAPRRWLVSGGEPALAAALDTAVAGHGTVTDLGHGRTVIRIDGEKSRWVLAKIFAVDLADEALARGNGLATAHHDISARIQRVGPNAFDVYVFRSFARSFWHLLCRSSEEVGYRVE encoded by the coding sequence ATGGCTGACCTGCCGCCCTTCATTGCCGATCCGGTTCGGCCCGAATTCGCGAAATCACCGCTTTCGGGCGCCTACGAACACGGAGAGTTCGGCGCCATCGGCGGAACCGGTCCCGGTGTCGTCCTGTTGGAACGCTTTGGCATCGCGATAGCGGAAGTCGCTTCATGGCGCGGCTCGGAAGCGAAGATCCGCAACGCGATCCGGCAGGCTTGTGGCCTGTCCCTTAAGACCGCGCCCGGCTCGGGCACGATCAAGGGCGAGAAATCGGCCTTCAACATCGCGCCGCGCCGCTGGCTGGTCTCCGGCGGGGAACCGGCTCTCGCAGCGGCACTCGACACGGCGGTCGCAGGGCATGGAACCGTGACTGATCTCGGCCACGGCCGCACCGTCATCCGCATCGACGGGGAGAAAAGCCGCTGGGTGCTGGCGAAGATATTCGCGGTCGACCTTGCCGACGAGGCACTTGCGCGGGGAAACGGCCTTGCGACCGCCCATCACGACATTTCCGCCCGGATCCAGCGCGTCGGTCCAAACGCCTTCGACGTCTATGTCTTCCGCTCTTTCGCCCGGTCGTTCTGGCATCTTCTGTGCCGATCGTCCGAAGAGGTCGGCTACCGGGTCGAGTGA
- a CDS encoding 2Fe-2S iron-sulfur cluster-binding protein, whose amino-acid sequence MTSHRLPSGGRVDRTRPVSFTFDGRRYSGYAGDTLASALLANGVRLFGRSFKYHRPRGLLSAGYEEPNALVTVTTDGAREPNVRATELEIYPGLVAESQNRMPSLAFDVMAVNQLAGKLFSAGFYYKTFMGPVIGPLKGTRFWMFCERFIRRAAGLGSAGTKADPSRYERMNAYCDVLVVGSGPAGLDAAQKAASEGKRVILCETDAVLGGSAKWADANGMMYADAVLSGLREKANVRLLPRTTVWGWYDGNTLAALERVADHKKRPAPGEPRHRHWTIRAESVVLATGALERPLVFPGNDRPGVMLASAALRYAAEYGVLPGSDLVVFANNDSAYETAARLRALGARIRAIVDVRPAPGARAKSLADKARAELVGGHAVVSTAGGQSLRAITIQAFDAETGKLSGAKRDIRCDTLLVSGGWSPVLHLASQAGAKPVWDDELRTFLPPESNGRWQATGSASGEGIDPPAPILEIRAKGPRAFVDFQHDVTADDVRLAHREGFHSVEHLKRYTTLGMATDQGKTANVAGMAIMAEALGKPIPDVGTTRFRPPFTGVSLGGLAAERYGELRPERLTPMHDWHVENGAGMYSAGLWFRPESYNKPGETVDQAYVREARNVRANVGIVDVSTLGKIDIHGPDAGEFLDRVYTNTFSTLPVGKARYGLMLREDGFAFDDGTTWRLAENRYLMTTTTANAGRVMQHLEFYLDCIWPELKVHLTSVTDQWAGAAIAGPNSREVLAACVTGTNVDNATLPFMGIVHGDVAGIPVMICRLSFSGERAYEVYCGAHHGTHVWNALMEAGRPWNIEPYGLEALGALRIEKGHVTGAEIDGRTTARDLHLDWLISKKKPFIGSAMLNREGLTAPSRWSLVGVISLSGERLRGGSHVVEGSRDDPGRSLGHLTATCYSPVMGKHVGLALVEDGKSRIGTRAFATDPARSGSHVPIEITSHHFYDPKGERMHG is encoded by the coding sequence ATGACCTCGCATCGTCTTCCGTCCGGCGGCCGCGTCGATCGTACTCGCCCCGTAAGCTTCACCTTCGACGGCAGACGCTACAGCGGATATGCGGGCGACACGCTGGCATCGGCGCTGCTCGCCAATGGTGTTCGGCTGTTCGGCCGCTCCTTCAAGTATCACCGCCCCCGCGGCCTGCTGTCGGCCGGCTACGAGGAGCCGAACGCGCTCGTCACCGTCACCACCGACGGCGCGCGCGAACCGAACGTCCGGGCGACCGAACTGGAGATATATCCCGGCCTCGTCGCCGAGAGCCAGAACCGCATGCCGTCGCTCGCCTTCGATGTGATGGCTGTCAACCAGCTGGCGGGCAAGCTCTTTAGCGCCGGCTTCTACTACAAAACCTTCATGGGGCCGGTGATCGGCCCGTTGAAGGGCACCCGCTTCTGGATGTTCTGCGAGCGTTTCATCCGCCGCGCCGCCGGACTTGGCTCGGCCGGTACGAAGGCCGATCCGTCCCGCTACGAGCGCATGAATGCCTATTGCGACGTGCTCGTCGTCGGATCGGGCCCTGCAGGACTCGATGCGGCGCAGAAGGCGGCATCGGAAGGAAAACGCGTCATTCTCTGCGAGACCGATGCCGTCCTTGGCGGGTCTGCCAAATGGGCCGATGCGAACGGCATGATGTATGCCGACGCCGTCCTCTCCGGGCTCCGAGAGAAAGCAAACGTCCGCCTCCTGCCTCGGACTACGGTTTGGGGCTGGTACGACGGCAATACGTTGGCCGCGCTGGAGCGGGTCGCCGATCACAAGAAAAGGCCGGCTCCCGGCGAACCGCGCCATCGCCACTGGACCATTCGGGCGGAAAGCGTGGTGCTGGCGACGGGCGCGCTGGAACGCCCTCTCGTCTTTCCCGGCAATGACCGCCCCGGCGTCATGCTCGCAAGCGCAGCGTTGCGCTACGCGGCCGAATACGGCGTCCTGCCCGGCAGCGACTTGGTCGTCTTCGCCAACAACGACAGCGCATATGAGACTGCGGCCCGCCTCCGCGCCCTCGGCGCGCGCATCCGTGCCATAGTCGACGTGCGGCCCGCCCCCGGCGCGCGGGCCAAGTCGCTGGCGGACAAGGCCCGAGCCGAACTTGTTGGAGGCCACGCGGTCGTCTCGACGGCGGGCGGCCAATCGCTGCGCGCCATCACCATCCAGGCTTTCGACGCGGAAACGGGCAAGCTCTCGGGTGCGAAGCGGGACATCCGATGCGATACGCTCCTCGTATCCGGCGGCTGGTCGCCAGTCCTGCATCTCGCCTCGCAGGCCGGCGCAAAACCCGTCTGGGATGATGAATTGCGGACCTTTCTGCCACCGGAAAGCAACGGGAGGTGGCAAGCGACCGGGTCGGCGTCCGGCGAGGGAATCGACCCGCCCGCCCCGATCTTGGAAATCCGCGCCAAGGGGCCGAGGGCATTTGTCGATTTCCAGCACGACGTGACCGCCGACGACGTTCGCCTTGCCCATCGCGAGGGGTTCCACTCTGTCGAACACCTGAAGCGCTACACCACGCTCGGGATGGCAACCGATCAGGGGAAAACTGCCAATGTTGCCGGCATGGCGATCATGGCCGAGGCCCTCGGCAAGCCCATTCCGGACGTCGGCACCACGCGCTTCCGGCCGCCCTTCACGGGTGTATCGCTCGGAGGGCTGGCCGCCGAGCGATACGGTGAGCTGCGCCCGGAGCGGCTGACACCGATGCATGACTGGCACGTGGAGAACGGTGCCGGCATGTATTCCGCTGGGCTCTGGTTCCGGCCCGAAAGCTACAACAAGCCCGGCGAGACTGTCGATCAGGCCTATGTCCGTGAGGCACGCAACGTGCGCGCCAACGTCGGCATCGTCGATGTTTCGACGCTGGGCAAGATCGACATACATGGTCCGGACGCGGGCGAGTTTCTCGACCGCGTCTACACCAACACCTTTTCGACACTGCCCGTTGGCAAGGCCCGCTATGGCCTGATGCTGCGCGAGGACGGCTTTGCATTCGACGACGGCACGACCTGGCGCCTCGCCGAAAACCGCTACCTGATGACGACCACGACCGCCAATGCCGGCCGCGTCATGCAGCACCTGGAATTCTATCTCGATTGCATCTGGCCGGAATTGAAGGTCCACCTGACCTCGGTCACGGACCAGTGGGCCGGCGCGGCCATCGCCGGACCGAACAGCCGCGAAGTGCTGGCCGCCTGCGTCACCGGCACGAATGTCGACAACGCCACCCTGCCCTTCATGGGCATCGTCCACGGCGATGTTGCCGGAATTCCGGTAATGATCTGCCGCCTCTCCTTCTCCGGCGAGCGCGCCTACGAGGTCTATTGCGGTGCCCATCACGGCACGCATGTGTGGAACGCATTGATGGAAGCCGGGCGCCCCTGGAACATCGAGCCCTACGGCCTCGAGGCGCTCGGCGCGCTGCGTATCGAGAAGGGACATGTCACCGGCGCCGAGATCGACGGACGAACCACCGCGCGCGATCTCCACCTCGACTGGCTGATCTCGAAGAAGAAGCCCTTCATCGGCTCGGCCATGTTGAACCGGGAAGGCCTGACCGCCCCGTCACGATGGTCGCTTGTCGGTGTAATTTCCCTGTCGGGTGAACGGCTGCGCGGCGGAAGTCACGTCGTGGAAGGCTCGAGGGATGATCCCGGGCGCAGCCTCGGTCACCTGACTGCGACGTGCTACTCGCCCGTCATGGGCAAGCATGTCGGGCTGGCATTGGTGGAAGACGGGAAATCGCGCATCGGAACCCGCGCATTTGCCACCGACCCCGCCCGGTCGGGCAGCCATGTTCCGATCGAAATCACAAGCCATCACTTCTACGACCCGAAGGGAGAGCGGATGCATGGCTGA
- a CDS encoding sarcosine oxidase subunit delta, which yields MIITCPHCGPRDLAEFSYFGDATATRPDPSSTDQDAWNAYVYDRENPAGEHREYWQHSGGCRGFVIVTRNTLTHEISDIRLASGTQARRKRK from the coding sequence ATGATCATAACCTGCCCCCACTGCGGCCCTCGCGACCTCGCCGAGTTCTCCTATTTCGGCGATGCGACGGCGACGCGCCCCGATCCGTCCTCGACGGATCAGGATGCCTGGAACGCCTATGTCTATGACCGCGAGAATCCGGCCGGGGAGCATCGTGAATACTGGCAGCATTCGGGCGGCTGCCGCGGATTCGTCATCGTCACGCGAAACACGCTGACGCACGAGATCTCCGATATCCGCCTTGCATCCGGCACCCAGGCGCGGAGGAAGCGGAAATGA
- a CDS encoding sarcosine oxidase subunit beta family protein has product MAEYSAWQVLKNAVTGNAGWRPAWRKPEPKPSYDVVIVGGGGHGLATAYYLAANHGFTNVAVCEKGWLGSGNIGRNTTIVRSNYLLEGNTPFYEHSMKLWENLSHELNYNVMFSQRGIINLCHTPAQMDEAARRGNAMRLFGVDARMVMPDELAKRVPGLDLSQNARFPVLGGLEQPRAGTARHDAVAWGYARAADRRGVDILENCEVIGFLRDGDRVTGVKTTRGEIRARKVAVCVAGSTGRVMKLAGIDRLPIESHVLQAFVSESLKPMIDTVVTFGGGHLYISQSDKGGLVFGGDIDGYNSYAQRGNLPIVEDVMSEVVALFPAAAKVRLLRSWGGIMDMTMDGSPIITTGPLPGMYLNCGWCYGGFKATPASGWCFAHTIARNEPHPLSAAFTLDRFHRGHVIDEKGQGSFPWRH; this is encoded by the coding sequence ATGGCGGAATATTCTGCCTGGCAGGTTCTGAAGAATGCGGTCACCGGCAATGCCGGCTGGCGTCCTGCCTGGCGCAAGCCGGAGCCGAAGCCGTCTTATGACGTGGTCATTGTCGGAGGCGGCGGTCATGGCCTTGCGACGGCCTACTATCTCGCGGCCAATCACGGCTTCACCAATGTCGCTGTATGCGAGAAGGGATGGCTGGGTTCCGGCAATATCGGCCGAAACACGACCATCGTGCGCTCCAACTACCTGCTGGAGGGCAATACGCCCTTCTACGAGCATTCGATGAAGCTGTGGGAGAATCTCAGCCACGAACTGAACTACAACGTCATGTTCTCCCAGCGCGGCATCATCAATCTCTGCCACACGCCGGCGCAGATGGACGAGGCCGCGCGACGCGGCAATGCCATGCGCCTCTTCGGCGTTGATGCCCGCATGGTCATGCCGGACGAACTCGCGAAACGGGTACCCGGTCTCGACCTGTCGCAAAATGCCCGTTTCCCGGTTCTCGGCGGTCTGGAGCAGCCGCGTGCCGGTACGGCCCGCCACGACGCGGTCGCCTGGGGCTATGCCCGCGCGGCCGACCGGCGCGGCGTCGACATCCTGGAAAATTGCGAGGTCATCGGCTTCCTTCGCGACGGCGACCGCGTGACCGGCGTGAAGACGACACGCGGCGAGATACGCGCCCGGAAGGTAGCCGTCTGCGTTGCCGGCTCCACCGGCCGGGTGATGAAGCTGGCAGGCATCGACCGCCTTCCGATCGAAAGCCACGTCTTGCAGGCATTCGTCTCCGAGTCGCTCAAGCCGATGATCGACACGGTGGTGACGTTTGGCGGCGGCCACCTCTACATTTCACAATCGGACAAGGGCGGCCTCGTCTTCGGCGGAGACATCGACGGCTACAACAGCTACGCACAGCGCGGAAACCTGCCCATCGTGGAAGACGTCATGTCCGAGGTCGTCGCGCTGTTTCCGGCCGCCGCCAAGGTGCGGCTGCTGCGTTCCTGGGGCGGAATCATGGACATGACGATGGACGGCTCGCCTATCATCACGACCGGACCGCTGCCGGGCATGTATCTCAATTGCGGCTGGTGCTACGGCGGCTTCAAGGCTACGCCGGCCTCCGGCTGGTGCTTCGCCCACACAATAGCGAGGAACGAGCCACATCCGCTGAGCGCCGCCTTCACGCTGGATCGCTTCCATCGCGGCCATGTCATCGACGAGAAGGGCCAGGGATCCTTCCCGTGGCGGCACTGA
- a CDS encoding mechanosensitive ion channel family protein, which translates to MAWAQQLDKIENAVERYDRELVLISDAFDEARNNDGKLVALNERLRLLGKEIIAAGVELSPRVAEIRARLDQLGPVPEQGGEPQALQDQRAELAEERVRVNTLLGKLEEMSIRANSLANEISSARRDLFTSALSKRYDITAAFGSDLLVDLKDRRADLVSKVSSWFSFAWRFKSRAMAAATILSLAAALLFLVFARKMFGEVIRRDPEAEEPGYFARLTVGFSGTLVPAVGVWLFFVLIYALYAYFGVMRGDIGVVFLNLFIGIGAIILVWRLAEAVFAPRLPAWRLVRMSDRAALALKWLVVAMAVLTVADGMVSAMLELVGDSLPITVAKSLISSVAVGVILLIIAAVRPFPVSEGRSDGRWSAWFRLLLSLTGLMLILAALTGYVGFAEFVSKQLVITGAVVATMYLGYLAAYAISREHALAHSRIGERLRAALELSEPQIDQLGLFAGILLTLTILAIGVPVLFLLWGFKWIDIRGWVLGALTEFSVGSITISITGILAGIIVFFIGFYATRLFQRWLEGDVLSRSKMDVGVRNSIKTAVGYGGVTIAGLVGVSAAGLDLSQLALVAGALSLGIGFGLQNIVSNFVSGLILLAERPFKVGDWIEAGGISGTVKSINVRATEIETFQRKTMILPNSDLINSAVGNWTHRNTLGRIEIPVGVSYDSDPKLVRELLMDIAQDHPRILSNPEPFVVFSNFGDSSLDFELRAYLADINYMLTVSSEVRFAVFERFKAAGIEIPFPQRDVNLRIVNDAEAMPTTVVPGDSEFGVIKASRRKERED; encoded by the coding sequence ATGGCATGGGCGCAGCAACTGGACAAGATCGAGAACGCCGTCGAACGCTACGATCGCGAGCTGGTTCTGATCAGCGATGCGTTCGATGAGGCGCGCAACAATGACGGCAAGCTTGTCGCTCTGAACGAGAGGCTGCGGCTACTCGGAAAGGAAATCATCGCCGCCGGCGTCGAGCTGTCACCGCGCGTGGCCGAAATCCGGGCGCGGCTCGATCAGTTGGGACCTGTGCCGGAACAGGGGGGCGAGCCCCAGGCGCTGCAGGACCAGCGTGCCGAACTCGCGGAGGAACGGGTGCGGGTGAACACGTTGCTCGGCAAGCTCGAGGAGATGTCGATCCGTGCCAACTCGCTGGCGAACGAAATCTCGAGCGCGCGGCGCGACCTGTTCACCTCTGCGCTGTCCAAGCGTTACGATATCACGGCGGCCTTCGGCAGCGACCTGCTGGTTGACCTGAAGGATCGCCGCGCGGACCTCGTCAGCAAGGTCAGTTCCTGGTTCAGTTTCGCGTGGCGTTTCAAGTCCCGCGCGATGGCGGCGGCAACCATATTGTCGCTTGCGGCTGCGCTGCTGTTCCTCGTTTTTGCCCGCAAGATGTTCGGAGAGGTGATACGGCGCGATCCCGAAGCCGAAGAACCGGGCTATTTCGCGCGGCTGACGGTCGGTTTCTCCGGAACGCTCGTGCCGGCCGTGGGAGTGTGGTTGTTCTTCGTCCTTATCTACGCGCTGTATGCCTATTTCGGGGTCATGCGCGGCGATATCGGCGTTGTCTTCCTGAACCTGTTCATCGGCATCGGAGCCATCATCCTCGTATGGCGGCTGGCCGAAGCCGTGTTCGCGCCGCGCTTGCCTGCATGGCGCCTTGTCCGGATGTCGGATCGTGCGGCGCTGGCGCTGAAATGGCTGGTTGTCGCCATGGCGGTTCTGACAGTCGCCGACGGAATGGTGTCCGCCATGCTGGAACTGGTCGGGGATTCCCTGCCGATCACGGTGGCGAAGAGCCTTATCAGCAGCGTGGCAGTGGGCGTCATTCTCCTGATCATCGCGGCAGTCCGCCCGTTTCCCGTATCCGAGGGACGGTCGGATGGACGCTGGTCGGCCTGGTTCCGGCTCCTGTTGTCCCTTACCGGTCTCATGCTGATCCTCGCCGCTCTAACAGGCTATGTCGGGTTCGCGGAATTCGTATCCAAACAGCTTGTCATTACCGGCGCGGTCGTGGCGACCATGTATCTCGGCTATCTTGCGGCCTACGCGATTTCCCGGGAACACGCGCTGGCGCACAGCAGGATCGGCGAGAGGCTGCGTGCCGCCCTGGAGCTTTCGGAACCACAGATCGATCAGCTGGGCCTTTTTGCGGGCATTTTGCTGACGCTGACCATACTCGCCATCGGCGTGCCCGTGCTGTTTCTCCTGTGGGGGTTCAAGTGGATCGACATACGGGGCTGGGTGCTTGGCGCGTTGACGGAGTTTTCCGTCGGTTCAATCACGATCTCCATCACGGGCATACTGGCGGGGATCATCGTCTTCTTCATCGGCTTCTATGCCACGAGGCTGTTTCAGCGCTGGCTCGAAGGCGATGTGCTGTCGCGCAGCAAGATGGATGTCGGGGTCCGCAATTCAATCAAGACGGCGGTCGGATACGGTGGCGTAACGATCGCGGGGCTCGTCGGCGTATCGGCCGCGGGGCTGGATCTCTCGCAACTCGCACTTGTCGCCGGTGCCCTTTCGCTGGGCATCGGATTTGGCCTGCAGAACATCGTGTCGAATTTCGTCTCGGGCCTGATATTGCTGGCCGAACGCCCGTTCAAGGTCGGAGACTGGATTGAGGCCGGCGGAATCTCGGGGACGGTGAAGAGCATCAACGTGCGTGCGACGGAGATCGAAACCTTCCAGCGCAAGACGATGATCCTGCCGAACTCCGACCTCATCAATTCGGCGGTGGGCAACTGGACGCATCGCAACACGCTGGGGCGTATCGAGATTCCCGTCGGGGTCTCCTACGACAGCGATCCGAAGCTGGTGCGCGAATTACTCATGGACATAGCGCAAGACCATCCCAGGATTCTCAGCAATCCGGAACCGTTCGTGGTGTTTTCCAATTTCGGCGACTCGTCGCTGGACTTCGAGTTGCGCGCCTATCTGGCGGATATCAACTACATGCTGACCGTCAGTTCCGAGGTGCGTTTCGCGGTGTTCGAGCGGTTCAAGGCGGCGGGCATTGAAATTCCGTTCCCGCAACGCGATGTGAATCTGCGTATCGTCAACGATGCCGAGGCAATGCCAACGACAGTCGTGCCTGGCGACAGCGAATTCGGCGTGATCAAGGCGAGCAGGCGGAAAGAGCGCGAGGATTAG